From one Halothece sp. PCC 7418 genomic stretch:
- a CDS encoding Uma2 family endonuclease translates to MVQVPEKTITLEEFLKQPETKPASEYINGQIIQKPMPQGKHSILQCELVNTINAFVKKQRIAHAFPELRCTFGGSSVVPDVTVFAWERIPVDESGDIANVFPLPPDWIVEILSPDQSSTRVTGIILHCLNYGAQMGWLIDPKARSILIFPQGGQPQILEDPKEILPVPDLVADLSLSVGDLFGWLKL, encoded by the coding sequence ATGGTGCAAGTCCCAGAAAAAACAATCACATTGGAGGAGTTTCTAAAACAACCAGAAACTAAACCAGCTAGTGAATACATTAACGGACAGATTATTCAAAAGCCCATGCCACAGGGAAAACATAGTATTCTTCAATGTGAGTTGGTAAATACCATTAATGCATTTGTCAAAAAACAACGCATTGCTCACGCTTTTCCTGAGTTACGCTGTACTTTTGGCGGAAGTTCCGTTGTCCCTGATGTTACGGTTTTTGCTTGGGAACGCATTCCCGTTGATGAGAGTGGCGATATTGCCAATGTCTTTCCGCTTCCCCCAGATTGGATTGTTGAAATCCTTTCTCCAGACCAAAGTTCAACTCGCGTAACGGGAATCATTTTACACTGTCTGAACTATGGCGCTCAAATGGGTTGGTTGATTGATCCCAAGGCGCGATCGATTCTCATTTTCCCGCAAGGGGGACAGCCCCAAATACTCGAAGACCCAAAAGAGATATTGCCAGTTCCTGATTTAGTGGCTGATTTAAGTTTAAGTGTCGGCGATCTCTTTGGCTGGTTGAAATTGTAG
- a CDS encoding HMA2 domain-containing protein codes for MTTTTANNELNTVSPEDAASQVGSFLREHGEVETILPVVIGLFVTSRFQLRGANALLVNLLVASVVRQVFTQLKEQAPQLTAETEATAQKEQTTDGEINLQGYAIAHAVPGRVRLRMPQLAIDAEFAQALQSALDADEYVSKVRVNRPAASIAINYNNQGLSEWELGLRLMSIINTIQQDHQVSQPVSN; via the coding sequence ATGACCACAACTACAGCCAATAATGAGTTAAATACGGTTTCTCCAGAAGATGCTGCTTCTCAAGTCGGCTCATTCTTAAGAGAACATGGGGAAGTGGAAACAATTCTTCCCGTCGTGATTGGATTATTTGTCACCAGTCGCTTTCAACTGCGCGGGGCAAATGCGTTATTAGTAAATTTGTTAGTTGCCAGTGTCGTGCGCCAAGTGTTTACGCAACTGAAAGAACAAGCGCCCCAACTGACTGCGGAAACAGAAGCGACTGCCCAGAAAGAACAAACAACTGATGGAGAAATCAATTTACAAGGTTACGCGATCGCGCACGCTGTACCTGGACGAGTGCGGTTACGGATGCCTCAGCTTGCCATTGATGCCGAGTTTGCCCAAGCCTTGCAATCCGCTTTAGATGCAGACGAATATGTCAGTAAAGTGCGAGTTAATCGCCCTGCTGCTTCTATTGCCATTAATTACAACAATCAAGGGCTTTCCGAGTGGGAGTTAGGACTGCGTTTAATGAGTATTATCAACACCATCCAGCAAGATCATCAAGTGTCTCAACCCGTTTCTAATTAG
- a CDS encoding FeoC-like transcriptional regulator, with the protein MILKELQNFVLKHHRVSLAELELHFHIDADALRQMLKKLIQKRRVRQLPMAEKCDGCTFCNLKAIEFYEWIDEEQEQLSNASQLTNDSFSCSTEVRHVKQ; encoded by the coding sequence ATGATTTTAAAGGAACTACAAAACTTTGTCCTCAAACATCATCGTGTTTCTTTAGCAGAACTGGAGTTACATTTTCATATCGATGCAGATGCACTCCGACAAATGTTGAAGAAATTAATCCAAAAAAGAAGAGTCCGCCAGTTACCAATGGCTGAGAAGTGTGATGGCTGTACTTTCTGCAATCTTAAGGCAATTGAATTCTATGAATGGATTGATGAAGAACAAGAGCAACTTTCCAATGCTTCTCAACTGACGAACGATAGCTTTTCTTGTTCTACTGAGGTACGTCATGTGAAGCAATGA
- a CDS encoding DUF2202 domain-containing protein, which yields MLEKLKQALEEALDDEYKARATYQLVLQKFGEIRPFVNIIQSEERHIQALFSLFQKYQIPIPIDTWKDRVEMPDSVLSACEAGVQAEIENGEMYERLLAMTEEYPDVQRVFLNLQRASQQNHLRAFQRCVQQSRDPEFPIRGRRGRRQHRGGRGCRRQHCC from the coding sequence ATGTTAGAAAAATTAAAACAAGCTCTGGAAGAAGCGCTTGATGATGAATATAAAGCACGAGCAACTTATCAGCTAGTGCTGCAGAAGTTTGGTGAAATTCGACCGTTTGTCAATATTATTCAATCAGAGGAACGACATATTCAAGCCTTATTTTCTTTATTTCAAAAGTATCAAATTCCGATTCCCATAGATACTTGGAAAGACCGAGTGGAAATGCCCGATTCGGTCTTGTCAGCCTGTGAAGCTGGGGTACAAGCAGAAATTGAAAATGGGGAAATGTATGAGCGATTGCTGGCGATGACAGAAGAATATCCAGATGTGCAGCGAGTTTTTTTGAATTTACAACGCGCCTCCCAACAAAATCATTTACGGGCTTTTCAACGGTGTGTGCAGCAATCTCGCGATCCTGAATTTCCGATTAGAGGAAGAAGAGGGAGAAGACAACATCGCGGGGGGCGAGGTTGCAGAAGACAGCACTGCTGTTAA
- the feoB gene encoding Fe(2+) transporter permease subunit FeoB encodes MKKQTIALIGNPNCGKTTLFNDLTGTNQRTGNWPGVTVDRKEGKYQYDDTEVTVIDLPGVYSLDGEEEGSGLDEIIARDYLMSGEADLVINIVDASNLERNLYLTTQIMEMRVPMVTALNMMDVARDRALDIDADILSQHLGCFVIPISAFLGEGINLLRSRINEFVDNPGNLPTVIAYPAVIEDTLNQLEPLVQAKGKNRKISTRWVALNLLEYEDRVAPELKGKELDQIVVENRRKIHRLLHEDIDIIVADSRYGFIRSLIQNAVKQKRQVSHTKSDQIDQFVLNRWIGIPLFLGVMYLMFFIAINIGGVFIDFFDISVGTVFVDAPQAWLEGIGAPGLLIGFVTAFGGGVQTVATFIPQIALLFVILSILEDSGYMARAAFVMDKVMRLIGLPGKAFVPMLVGFGCNVPAIMATRTLENKRDRLMTIMMNPFMSCGARLPVYALFAAAFFPRNGQNLVFGLYLIGIAAAVFTGLVMKNTIMQGEAAPFVMELPPYHIPKPKGVMIRAWDRLKGFLVRAGKVIVLMVLVLSFLNSVGTDGSFGQQDSKDSVLSATSQAVTPIFSPMGVTQENWPATVGIFTGVFAKEAMVGSLDSLYSQLAQEEAAASQSVEAEEPFRFWAGIGAAFASIPANLADLGNQLLDPLGLSVGEVQDPTTAAAEQGIAVGTFGQMSQRFNNTPAAFAYLLFVLMYFPCVAATGAIYRETNLGWTLLAAGWTTGLGYWVASMFYQIATFSQHSGFSIAWIVGGVIVMAGTIFLLKLSRNSRVARSRSQQHTQTTTGA; translated from the coding sequence ATGAAAAAACAGACCATTGCCTTAATTGGCAATCCCAATTGTGGCAAAACTACTCTCTTTAATGATCTCACGGGTACGAACCAGCGGACAGGGAATTGGCCTGGGGTGACCGTTGACCGCAAAGAAGGGAAATATCAATACGATGACACGGAAGTCACTGTAATTGATTTACCAGGGGTGTATTCCCTTGATGGCGAAGAGGAAGGCTCTGGACTCGATGAGATTATCGCCCGAGATTATCTCATGTCTGGAGAAGCGGATCTGGTGATTAATATTGTTGATGCGTCGAACTTGGAACGCAACCTTTATCTCACCACACAGATTATGGAAATGCGGGTGCCGATGGTGACCGCTCTCAATATGATGGATGTGGCGCGCGATCGCGCACTTGATATTGATGCAGACATTCTTTCCCAACACTTAGGGTGTTTTGTCATTCCCATCAGTGCATTTTTAGGAGAAGGCATTAATCTCCTCAGAAGTCGGATTAATGAATTTGTTGATAATCCTGGGAACTTACCCACTGTGATCGCTTACCCAGCGGTGATTGAAGATACTCTCAATCAACTTGAGCCGTTAGTGCAGGCAAAAGGAAAAAATCGTAAGATTTCCACGCGCTGGGTTGCCCTGAATCTTTTAGAATATGAAGACCGAGTTGCCCCAGAACTGAAAGGCAAAGAATTGGATCAAATTGTCGTTGAAAATCGACGCAAGATCCACCGACTCTTACACGAAGACATTGATATTATTGTTGCCGATAGTCGCTATGGCTTTATTCGCAGCTTAATTCAAAATGCGGTTAAACAGAAGCGTCAGGTGAGTCACACTAAATCGGATCAAATTGACCAATTTGTGCTTAACCGTTGGATTGGCATTCCTCTGTTTTTAGGGGTGATGTATTTAATGTTTTTCATTGCCATTAATATCGGAGGAGTGTTTATTGATTTCTTTGATATTTCCGTGGGAACTGTCTTTGTCGATGCCCCACAAGCCTGGTTAGAAGGAATCGGTGCGCCTGGTTTGCTCATTGGCTTTGTTACTGCTTTCGGCGGTGGTGTGCAAACGGTGGCGACGTTTATCCCGCAAATTGCCTTACTTTTTGTCATTCTGTCCATTTTGGAAGACTCGGGTTATATGGCAAGAGCAGCCTTTGTCATGGATAAGGTGATGCGCTTGATTGGTTTACCGGGGAAAGCGTTTGTGCCGATGCTGGTGGGATTTGGCTGTAATGTGCCGGCGATTATGGCAACACGAACCCTAGAAAATAAGCGCGATCGGTTGATGACCATCATGATGAACCCATTTATGTCTTGTGGGGCAAGACTGCCGGTTTACGCGCTCTTTGCTGCTGCGTTTTTCCCCCGTAACGGACAAAACTTGGTGTTTGGTCTTTATCTCATTGGGATTGCAGCAGCGGTCTTTACTGGGCTAGTGATGAAAAATACCATCATGCAAGGGGAAGCTGCCCCCTTTGTCATGGAATTACCCCCTTATCACATTCCAAAACCGAAAGGCGTGATGATTCGCGCTTGGGACAGATTAAAAGGATTTTTAGTCAGAGCGGGTAAAGTGATTGTACTGATGGTGCTGGTGTTGAGTTTCTTAAATTCCGTTGGTACCGATGGCTCTTTTGGTCAACAAGATAGTAAAGATTCTGTCCTTTCCGCTACAAGCCAAGCGGTCACCCCGATCTTTTCTCCTATGGGTGTGACTCAAGAAAATTGGCCCGCAACGGTTGGCATTTTTACAGGAGTGTTTGCGAAAGAAGCCATGGTCGGTTCTCTTGATTCCCTCTACAGTCAGTTGGCGCAAGAAGAGGCAGCAGCATCACAATCAGTAGAAGCAGAAGAACCTTTTCGCTTCTGGGCTGGTATTGGTGCAGCTTTTGCCAGTATTCCCGCTAATTTAGCGGATTTGGGTAATCAATTGCTCGATCCCTTGGGCTTAAGTGTCGGTGAAGTTCAAGATCCCACCACGGCTGCTGCTGAACAAGGAATCGCAGTGGGAACTTTTGGACAAATGTCACAACGTTTTAATAATACCCCTGCTGCCTTTGCTTATTTACTGTTTGTGCTCATGTACTTCCCTTGTGTGGCTGCAACGGGTGCAATCTACCGTGAAACAAATCTCGGTTGGACTCTGTTAGCTGCGGGTTGGACAACAGGTTTAGGCTATTGGGTGGCGAGTATGTTCTATCAAATTGCTACCTTTTCTCAGCATTCTGGTTTTTCGATCGCTTGGATTGTCGGCGGTGTGATTGTCATGGCAGGAACCATTTTCTTGCTCAAACTCTCGCGAAATTCTCGCGTAGCGCGATCGCGTTCTCAACAACACACTCAAACCACCACTGGTGCTTAA
- a CDS encoding FeoA family protein: MPDQPHHGQRRHRHHGGKQNHHHDRAIMPLAKAQVDDQVWIAGYESKDGVNRLVGMGLAPGMKIKVLQNLAGNIVVGVGETRIGIDGGMAKRILVSDQPFDYLVEVQEVNDMQSQKTTLKDLEVDQQGKVARFDQMDDAIKKAYKKKLLAMGLTPGTEFTVTRVAPLGDPVEILVRGFKLSLRKEEAAALVVEELSETR, encoded by the coding sequence ATGCCTGACCAACCGCACCATGGACAACGACGACATCGTCATCACGGCGGAAAGCAAAACCACCATCACGATCGCGCGATTATGCCACTGGCAAAAGCTCAAGTCGATGACCAGGTTTGGATTGCAGGCTATGAAAGCAAAGATGGTGTCAATCGGTTGGTGGGGATGGGATTAGCGCCGGGGATGAAAATTAAAGTCCTGCAGAATCTTGCGGGAAATATTGTGGTCGGGGTTGGAGAGACCCGAATTGGCATTGATGGTGGCATGGCAAAGCGGATTCTCGTCTCAGATCAACCTTTTGATTACCTTGTGGAAGTACAAGAGGTAAATGATATGCAGTCGCAAAAAACAACATTGAAAGATCTCGAAGTTGATCAGCAAGGAAAAGTGGCTCGCTTTGACCAAATGGATGATGCCATCAAGAAAGCCTACAAAAAGAAATTATTAGCAATGGGGCTTACTCCAGGCACAGAGTTCACTGTGACTCGTGTTGCGCCTCTTGGTGATCCCGTTGAAATTCTGGTGCGAGGCTTCAAGTTGAGTCTGCGGAAGGAGGAAGCAGCAGCGCTGGTGGTTGAAGAACTCTCTGAGACCAGATAG
- a CDS encoding N-6 DNA methylase produces the protein MVTQSNPLNKWLNLSWDQPERSYNPDVRDFLAKLLDYPKDKVVTEDKAGGGYPDLKLLTPEKIAWVVGDLKKDDTELTTERGRRNLWNQKRKYIDGLTRYVLFLTANYLWVILPTGEAIPELETPLNLSEFNLDDLKAKLQFLSYEKAQHSQQWETFIAGQLPFAYLKLDDSNTQNQLQKELQTSFSELTEAGNNAIINLLEQYKEYQTKEQEINRNLVDTGDAQRRALNRIKSQFNFERYLFNEILPQFEDQYGREVSAKNHKETQQRIREAFIADSVAVLVARVLFLRLIEDLELAKKRRLSNGGPQDWAKFVEQLTGDARALVRLVAEDVGRIYQDPLENNLFDWLYHANGMLDEALQRLILRLNAYDFSGLSEEILGDIYQSFLPPAKRKRLGEFYTPASIVNWLLDQTVFSHEPGKLLDPACGSGSFLVRYVHRCLEDARSRGLDQDVVLQELQEMVWGFDLNPFAAFISHFQILWAFLRFQPTKKPPTIQVYNLNSLLRDADLVPLLGEEYLSPGSIERDTQQWKYIVGNPPYIRAERVKYNEEMKGLWHQIWGQNADTGLVFLYRALTESLESGGFLGMVVSGGYANSEAAAKVWKLLYPHGTAALRKLVWLEFAGQLWDASVIPMLLVIERTPAQDNDEIELYIPSTWPSDEQPATVQYKDFFDAKINPRVTKIDPSNTREGLWGNYLLPLLDQKDIPILKKLYPNGNNGQESNIVELKEAVSQQISRNNRPFWFTYGIQRGGAEVTSEPTGDNCVQVIGGRSIAVGWSGEGDGWVNLDTVRERPYGKLSLWGEQTHHCFIAISELGQAPFASLVQGNHYAAINSVVVALPKSNSPTAEAVTAYLNSKLVRYYWLIRLRSGVLPGGGAHIYPRTLEALPWVKHLDPEIEQQLTDNYNELARLATVAKNNPDEWLLSEVETRIDQQKPYKLSDRALGLNFSNWTTNDVTVQELTVNDNFIQADLFSFALVDSDLAALVYKLLTLIGDEETKIGKKTIQKLLIPLDYSALMEEYRQRIANFQQVESDFLAVLDKIDNAVYEMFGLSDAEKAHINYRLSNFPLNQLQPRYPWDTVRTRPIKAYTADRFQ, from the coding sequence ATGGTAACTCAATCCAATCCTTTAAATAAATGGCTTAATCTCAGTTGGGATCAACCCGAACGATCTTATAATCCAGATGTTAGAGACTTTTTAGCAAAATTATTGGATTATCCCAAAGATAAGGTTGTTACTGAAGATAAAGCAGGTGGCGGTTATCCTGATCTAAAACTTCTAACCCCTGAAAAAATAGCTTGGGTGGTTGGCGATTTAAAGAAAGACGACACAGAATTAACCACAGAAAGAGGACGGAGAAATCTATGGAATCAGAAGCGTAAATATATTGATGGCTTAACTCGCTATGTTTTGTTTTTAACCGCTAATTATCTTTGGGTCATTTTGCCAACAGGGGAAGCAATTCCAGAATTAGAAACCCCCCTAAATTTATCGGAATTTAATCTCGATGACCTGAAAGCAAAACTGCAATTTTTATCCTATGAAAAAGCCCAACACTCACAGCAATGGGAAACTTTTATTGCAGGTCAACTCCCTTTTGCTTACTTAAAGCTAGATGATTCTAATACTCAAAATCAATTACAAAAAGAGTTACAAACCAGTTTTTCTGAATTAACTGAAGCTGGCAATAATGCAATTATAAATTTACTCGAACAATATAAAGAATATCAAACTAAGGAACAGGAAATAAATCGTAATTTAGTTGATACAGGAGATGCACAGCGTCGGGCTTTAAACCGCATCAAAAGTCAGTTTAACTTTGAACGTTATCTCTTTAATGAAATTCTTCCTCAATTTGAAGACCAGTATGGACGAGAAGTTAGTGCCAAAAATCATAAGGAAACCCAACAAAGAATCCGTGAAGCCTTTATTGCTGATTCCGTTGCTGTATTAGTTGCCCGAGTTTTATTTCTCCGCTTAATTGAAGACTTAGAATTAGCAAAAAAACGGCGCTTATCCAATGGGGGACCACAAGATTGGGCAAAATTTGTGGAGCAGTTAACTGGAGATGCTCGCGCTTTGGTGCGCCTCGTTGCCGAAGATGTGGGACGAATTTATCAAGACCCCCTTGAGAATAATTTATTTGACTGGTTATATCATGCCAATGGAATGCTTGATGAAGCATTGCAACGTTTAATTTTACGATTGAATGCTTATGATTTTTCAGGCTTGTCGGAAGAAATTTTAGGCGATATCTATCAGTCTTTTCTACCCCCTGCGAAACGGAAACGGTTGGGAGAATTTTATACCCCTGCTTCCATCGTCAACTGGCTTTTAGATCAGACAGTATTCAGTCATGAACCAGGTAAATTACTTGATCCTGCTTGTGGGAGTGGGTCATTCTTGGTGCGTTATGTCCATCGTTGCTTAGAAGATGCTAGAAGCAGAGGATTAGATCAAGACGTAGTTTTGCAAGAGTTACAAGAAATGGTTTGGGGCTTTGATCTCAACCCATTTGCTGCCTTTATTAGTCATTTTCAAATCCTTTGGGCATTTCTTCGTTTTCAGCCCACTAAAAAACCGCCTACTATTCAAGTGTATAACTTAAATAGCCTTCTCCGTGATGCTGATTTAGTGCCTTTACTGGGTGAAGAATACTTATCCCCTGGTTCAATTGAACGAGATACTCAACAATGGAAATATATCGTTGGTAATCCGCCCTATATTCGCGCTGAGCGAGTTAAATACAATGAAGAAATGAAGGGGCTATGGCATCAAATTTGGGGACAAAATGCTGACACTGGGTTAGTTTTTCTCTATCGCGCTTTAACCGAGTCTCTAGAATCAGGCGGTTTTTTAGGAATGGTAGTTAGTGGCGGATATGCCAATTCCGAAGCTGCTGCTAAAGTCTGGAAATTGCTTTATCCACACGGAACTGCTGCTCTGAGAAAATTGGTTTGGTTAGAGTTTGCAGGTCAACTTTGGGATGCTAGTGTTATTCCGATGTTACTGGTAATCGAACGGACTCCTGCACAAGATAATGATGAAATAGAATTATATATCCCCTCTACTTGGCCCAGTGATGAACAACCAGCAACTGTTCAATATAAAGACTTTTTCGATGCCAAAATTAATCCCAGAGTAACTAAAATTGACCCGAGCAATACCAGAGAAGGTTTATGGGGAAACTATCTTTTACCCCTACTCGATCAAAAAGATATACCGATTTTGAAAAAACTATATCCCAATGGCAATAATGGACAAGAGAGCAATATTGTTGAACTGAAAGAAGCCGTTTCTCAGCAAATTAGTCGTAACAATCGCCCTTTTTGGTTTACCTATGGAATTCAGCGCGGAGGTGCAGAAGTGACTTCTGAACCCACAGGCGATAATTGTGTCCAAGTGATTGGGGGACGCAGTATCGCTGTCGGTTGGTCAGGAGAAGGAGATGGATGGGTTAATCTTGATACAGTCAGAGAAAGACCTTATGGAAAGTTAAGTTTATGGGGCGAGCAAACTCATCATTGTTTTATTGCAATTTCAGAATTAGGTCAAGCTCCTTTTGCATCTCTTGTTCAAGGAAATCATTACGCTGCAATCAATTCAGTTGTAGTAGCATTACCAAAGTCTAATTCCCCTACAGCAGAAGCAGTGACCGCTTATTTAAATAGTAAGTTGGTTCGTTATTACTGGTTGATTCGCTTACGAAGTGGTGTTCTTCCTGGAGGAGGTGCTCATATTTATCCCCGAACCTTAGAAGCCCTTCCTTGGGTGAAACATCTTGATCCTGAAATTGAACAGCAACTGACTGATAACTACAATGAGTTAGCCCGATTAGCCACTGTCGCCAAAAATAATCCTGATGAATGGCTACTGTCAGAAGTAGAAACTAGAATTGACCAGCAAAAGCCTTATAAACTCTCCGATCGCGCTTTAGGTTTAAACTTCTCAAATTGGACAACCAATGATGTTACAGTTCAGGAACTAACAGTGAATGATAATTTCATTCAAGCAGATTTGTTTTCATTTGCATTAGTAGATTCTGATCTCGCAGCACTCGTTTATAAGTTACTGACTTTAATCGGTGATGAGGAAACAAAAATTGGCAAGAAAACGATCCAAAAACTGCTGATTCCTCTAGACTACTCTGCATTAATGGAAGAATACCGACAGCGCATTGCTAACTTTCAGCAAGTGGAATCTGACTTTTTAGCTGTACTCGATAAAATCGACAACGCTGTTTATGAGATGTTCGGCTTAAGTGATGCGGAAAAAGCCCATATTAACTATCGACTCTCTAACTTTCCACTCAATCAACTCCAACCTCGCTATCCTTGGGACACCGTAAGGACAAGACCGATCAAAGCCTACACCGCAGATCGCTTTCAATAG
- the rbsK gene encoding ribokinase yields the protein MNQSHIVVFGSLNMDLLAKTSRLPLAGETITGDKFQMIPGGKGANQAIAVSRLGIPCRMVGRVGKDSFGETLLQSLQDNDVDTTGVLVEESAHTGVAMITVNEQGENQIIVIPEANGNLDESDVERLRPHLEGAQFLLMQLEIPIAVVGAAAELARSLGIKVILDPAPAQELPFPLYSNIDIITPNALEAEILVGFPVTDTDSAQQAATQLQSQGVNTVMITLGKQGVYCAHGEESFFVPAFDIEPIIDTVAAGDAFNGGLAVALCGGMNLQRSIICGSAAGALTVTKAGAQSALPNYERLYKFLGERVGWKPDLELL from the coding sequence ATGAACCAGTCTCATATTGTTGTCTTCGGTAGTCTGAATATGGATCTCTTAGCTAAAACCTCCCGTTTACCTTTAGCAGGAGAAACGATTACTGGAGACAAGTTTCAGATGATTCCAGGGGGAAAAGGGGCAAATCAGGCGATCGCGGTGTCTCGCTTAGGGATTCCGTGTCGGATGGTGGGGCGTGTGGGAAAAGATAGCTTTGGTGAAACGCTCCTTCAATCCTTACAAGACAATGACGTTGATACGACAGGGGTTTTAGTTGAAGAATCCGCTCACACTGGCGTTGCGATGATTACAGTCAATGAGCAGGGAGAAAATCAAATTATTGTCATTCCAGAAGCGAATGGAAACTTAGATGAATCGGATGTGGAACGGTTGCGCCCGCACTTAGAAGGAGCCCAATTTTTATTAATGCAGTTAGAAATTCCCATTGCGGTAGTTGGGGCTGCTGCAGAGTTAGCGCGATCGCTGGGTATTAAAGTGATTTTAGATCCCGCCCCTGCTCAAGAATTGCCCTTCCCCCTGTATAGCAATATTGATATTATTACCCCCAACGCCCTAGAAGCAGAAATACTAGTGGGTTTTCCTGTTACCGATACCGACTCCGCCCAACAAGCTGCAACTCAATTACAAAGTCAAGGCGTTAACACAGTCATGATTACCTTGGGGAAACAAGGAGTATATTGCGCTCACGGAGAAGAGAGCTTTTTTGTTCCCGCCTTTGATATCGAACCGATTATTGACACTGTTGCTGCTGGGGATGCGTTTAATGGCGGTTTAGCGGTCGCCTTATGTGGTGGAATGAATCTCCAACGATCAATTATTTGCGGTTCGGCTGCGGGGGCTTTAACCGTAACGAAAGCAGGGGCGCAATCGGCATTACCCAATTATGAAAGATTATATAAATTTTTAGGGGAGCGTGTCGGCTGGAAACCAGATTTAGAACTGCTATAG
- the cobU gene encoding bifunctional adenosylcobinamide kinase/adenosylcobinamide-phosphate guanylyltransferase, with product METQKDKQGSVILVVGPASSGKSEWAEKLAKASAKPVTYIATAIAQADDPAWQEKIQKHASRRPPSWSTAEIPTALADYLNQETGQNCLLIDSLGTWVANRLDADDLVWEKTVTEFLESLKNTSAEVILVGEETGWGVIPAYKSGRMFRDRLGNLTRRVGEIATEVYLVTGGYALPLNQIGQPLNSI from the coding sequence GTGGAAACTCAAAAAGATAAGCAAGGAAGTGTGATTCTCGTTGTCGGACCCGCGAGTTCTGGTAAAAGTGAATGGGCGGAAAAATTGGCAAAAGCCTCAGCAAAGCCTGTTACCTATATTGCCACCGCGATCGCGCAGGCTGATGATCCAGCATGGCAAGAAAAAATCCAAAAACACGCTTCCCGTCGTCCGCCGTCTTGGTCAACCGCAGAAATTCCCACCGCCTTAGCCGACTATCTGAACCAAGAAACTGGTCAGAATTGCTTATTAATTGATTCTCTCGGAACGTGGGTTGCGAATCGTTTGGATGCGGATGATCTAGTGTGGGAAAAAACCGTAACTGAGTTTTTAGAGAGTCTTAAAAATACATCGGCTGAGGTGATTTTAGTGGGAGAAGAAACGGGATGGGGGGTGATTCCAGCGTATAAAAGTGGACGAATGTTTCGCGATCGATTGGGAAATTTAACCCGTCGCGTGGGTGAAATCGCAACAGAAGTTTACTTGGTGACGGGCGGTTATGCTTTACCCTTGAATCAAATCGGTCAACCCCTTAACTCAATCTAA